A part of Bosea sp. (in: a-proteobacteria) genomic DNA contains:
- a CDS encoding DnaJ domain-containing protein has translation MALLYGLATLIAVWWGAKLFVGSNPARLAGLMKKLGGAAAMGVAALLMMRGRIDLAMLVAGFGAWLLGWAYSHPLAQWTRSWKTSQGQRSTVASRTLSMELDHDSGAMRGTVLAGSFTGRELDSLSPAELSALMAEVEQADPDAARLLEAYLDRRFPRGRADAQPDGDARASSAHRSGAMTKQEAYDILGLQPGADEEAIRQAHRNLMKRLHPDAGGSSALAARVNQAKDVLLT, from the coding sequence ATGGCCCTGCTCTACGGCTTGGCGACGCTGATCGCGGTGTGGTGGGGCGCGAAGCTGTTCGTCGGCTCCAACCCCGCCCGGCTCGCCGGCCTGATGAAGAAACTCGGAGGAGCCGCTGCCATGGGTGTGGCAGCGCTGCTGATGATGCGCGGCCGCATCGACCTGGCCATGCTCGTGGCCGGATTCGGCGCGTGGCTGCTCGGGTGGGCCTACAGCCATCCGCTGGCGCAATGGACCCGGAGCTGGAAGACCTCGCAGGGGCAACGCTCGACGGTGGCCTCACGCACCCTGTCGATGGAGCTGGATCACGACAGCGGGGCGATGCGCGGTACGGTGCTGGCGGGCTCCTTCACGGGGCGCGAGCTTGACAGCCTGTCGCCGGCCGAGTTGTCGGCCCTGATGGCGGAGGTCGAACAGGCCGACCCCGACGCAGCGCGCCTGCTAGAGGCTTATCTGGACCGCCGGTTTCCCCGAGGGCGTGCTGACGCTCAGCCGGATGGTGACGCGCGGGCGAGCAGCGCGCACCGCTCTGGCGCGATGACCAAACAGGAAGCCTATGACATCCTTGGGCTTCAGCCTGGGGCGGACGAGGAGGCGATCCGGCAGGCCCACAGGAACCTCATGAAGCGGCTGCACCCCGATGCCGGCGGCAGCAGCGCCCTGGCCGCGCGGGTCAACCAGGCCAAGGATGTGCTCTTGACGTGA
- a CDS encoding VWA domain-containing protein, which yields MTTAGTLPGPAGSRADIESFLETAKAVAATAPAAGAGRLIFGMDATMSRQPTWDLACSLQGRMFEACAGLGGLGVQLVYFRGLNECRASGWVGDPRRLTELMSRIDCRGGHTQIGRVLAHVRDETRRAPVRAFIFVGDAMEEHADDLCAAAGQLGLLGVKGFVFQEGHDAAAANVFREIARLTGGAYARFDSGVAQQLLDLLNAAASYAAGGRAALQQLADRETGARGLLMQMRKGG from the coding sequence GTGACGACAGCCGGTACGCTGCCCGGCCCGGCCGGCTCTCGGGCAGACATCGAGAGCTTTCTTGAAACGGCGAAGGCTGTGGCCGCCACCGCGCCTGCGGCCGGGGCGGGCCGGCTGATCTTCGGCATGGATGCAACCATGAGCCGCCAGCCGACCTGGGATCTGGCCTGTTCGCTTCAGGGGCGGATGTTCGAGGCCTGTGCGGGCCTGGGCGGGCTTGGCGTCCAGCTTGTCTATTTCCGGGGGCTCAACGAGTGCCGGGCCTCGGGCTGGGTTGGTGATCCGCGGCGCCTGACCGAGCTGATGTCGCGCATCGACTGCCGGGGCGGACACACGCAGATCGGCAGGGTCCTTGCCCATGTCCGCGATGAGACAAGGCGCGCGCCAGTCCGCGCCTTCATCTTCGTGGGCGACGCAATGGAGGAGCATGCGGACGACCTTTGCGCTGCGGCGGGACAACTCGGGCTGCTCGGCGTGAAGGGCTTCGTGTTCCAGGAGGGCCATGACGCCGCAGCGGCCAATGTGTTCCGCGAAATCGCGCGGCTGACGGGTGGCGCTTATGCGCGCTTCGATTCGGGTGTGGCCCAGCAGCTCCTTGATCTTCTGAACGCGGCGGCGTCCTATGCGGCTGGTGGACGGGCTGCCCTCCAGCAACTCGCCGACAGGGAGACCGGGGCGCGCGGGCTGCTGATGCAAATGAGGAAAGGCGGCTGA
- a CDS encoding pantoate--beta-alanine ligase, translated as MPARLEPAEDVALAKITVVRSVAALRRLVAGWNHAGERVALVPTMGALHEGHISLVRAARRRAHRVVVSIFVNPTQFAPTEDLSKYPRTFAADRDKLTEAKADLIFAPDATEMYPAGFATTVSLAGPAAVGLEDAFRPTHFAGVATVVCKLFTQCRPHVALFGEKDFQQLKVVTHMARDLDLGVQVIGAPTVRDPDGLAMSSRNRFLGAQERTTALTLHRTMVTEAAAIRAGEPVEAALARGRAAICNAGFVLDYLALREAENLLPVALVTQAPLRLLVAARIGSTRLIDNIGV; from the coding sequence ATGCCGGCCCGGCTGGAGCCGGCGGAGGATGTCGCCTTGGCAAAGATCACTGTCGTCCGCAGCGTCGCGGCGCTTCGCCGGCTTGTCGCTGGCTGGAACCATGCTGGCGAGCGCGTGGCGCTGGTTCCGACCATGGGCGCCCTGCACGAAGGGCACATTTCGCTGGTCAGGGCCGCAAGACGCCGGGCCCACCGCGTCGTCGTATCGATCTTCGTCAATCCCACGCAATTCGCGCCCACCGAGGATCTCTCGAAATATCCCCGCACCTTCGCCGCCGACCGCGACAAGCTGACAGAGGCCAAGGCTGACCTGATCTTCGCACCCGACGCGACGGAAATGTATCCGGCTGGCTTCGCCACCACCGTAAGCCTTGCCGGTCCCGCCGCGGTCGGGCTCGAGGATGCGTTCAGACCGACCCATTTCGCAGGCGTCGCGACTGTGGTGTGCAAGCTCTTCACCCAGTGCCGTCCGCATGTCGCTCTGTTCGGGGAGAAGGATTTCCAGCAGCTCAAGGTCGTCACCCACATGGCGCGCGACCTCGATCTTGGCGTGCAGGTGATCGGCGCGCCAACGGTGCGTGATCCCGATGGGCTCGCCATGTCCTCGCGCAACCGGTTCCTTGGGGCACAGGAACGCACCACCGCGCTGACCCTGCATCGCACCATGGTGACGGAGGCGGCCGCCATCCGCGCGGGAGAGCCGGTCGAGGCGGCGCTGGCGCGCGGCCGGGCGGCCATCTGCAACGCAGGATTTGTCCTTGACTATCTCGCGTTGCGTGAAGCGGAGAACCTGCTGCCGGTGGCGCTGGTGACGCAAGCGCCGCTGCGCCTGCTGGTCGCGGCCCGCATCGGCTCGACCCGGCTGATCGACAACATCGGGGTGTGA